A window of the Rubrobacter calidifluminis genome harbors these coding sequences:
- a CDS encoding glycosyltransferase family 2 protein: MRLEIHPQETDYPAIEEAEASVVALIPAHDEEELIARAVASLKNQSRVPDRIVVIADNCTDRTPEIALEEGAEVFFTSGNTQKKAGALNQALAKVLPSLGEADFVLVMDGDSELGERFVEVALARMAEDDRIGAVGGIFLAARRSSLVERLQHAEYVRYAREIARGGAKAKVITGTGALFRAEALREVASARAEGRIPGGIRQVYDTLALTEDNELTLALKSLGWRCVSPRECTVMTDVMPSWSRLWRQRVRWQRGAFENLRAYGITPTTLPYILRQAFMGVGTLAVFLLVLVTALSIAVGEVSFRPFWVGLAGIFLLERIVTVWRAGYVEVAIASVLVIEFAYDLFQQVIYVKCLWDMLFRKPESWGTHLFEEDPI; this comes from the coding sequence GTGAGACTAGAGATTCATCCACAAGAGACAGATTATCCTGCGATCGAAGAGGCTGAAGCCTCTGTCGTCGCCCTCATACCGGCCCACGACGAGGAGGAGCTCATAGCCCGGGCGGTCGCCTCTCTGAAGAACCAGAGCCGGGTTCCGGACAGGATCGTGGTCATCGCTGACAACTGCACGGACCGCACCCCGGAGATCGCGCTTGAGGAGGGAGCCGAGGTCTTCTTCACCTCCGGCAACACGCAGAAGAAGGCCGGAGCCCTCAACCAGGCGCTCGCGAAGGTACTGCCATCCCTTGGCGAGGCGGATTTCGTCCTGGTCATGGACGGAGACTCGGAGCTGGGTGAGCGCTTCGTGGAGGTGGCGCTCGCCAGAATGGCTGAGGACGACAGGATCGGGGCGGTCGGGGGAATCTTCCTCGCCGCACGCCGCTCCAGCCTGGTGGAGAGGTTACAACACGCCGAGTACGTCAGGTACGCGCGTGAGATCGCCCGTGGTGGGGCGAAGGCCAAGGTGATAACCGGGACCGGAGCCCTGTTCAGGGCCGAGGCCCTGAGAGAGGTCGCCTCAGCCAGGGCCGAAGGCAGGATACCGGGGGGGATCAGGCAGGTGTACGACACCCTTGCCCTGACCGAGGACAACGAGCTCACGCTGGCCCTGAAGTCCCTCGGCTGGCGCTGTGTGTCGCCCAGAGAGTGCACCGTGATGACCGACGTGATGCCAAGCTGGAGCAGGCTCTGGCGACAGCGCGTAAGATGGCAGCGGGGTGCCTTCGAAAACCTCCGCGCATACGGGATCACGCCCACCACGCTGCCGTACATCCTGCGGCAGGCTTTCATGGGTGTGGGAACGCTGGCGGTCTTTCTCCTCGTCCTGGTTACGGCCCTCTCCATCGCGGTTGGTGAGGTCAGCTTCCGCCCGTTCTGGGTGGGCCTGGCAGGGATATTCCTATTGGAGAGGATCGTGACCGTGTGGCGGGCCGGGTATGTGGAGGTGGCCATTGCCTCGGTGCTCGTGATCGAATTCGCCTACGATCTTTTCCAACAGGTCATCTACGTGAAGTGTCTCTGGGACATGCTCTTCCGGAAGCCTGAAAGCTGGGGTACGCACCTTTTCGAGGAAGACCCCATCTAG
- a CDS encoding MFS transporter yields the protein MGVFREDSAGVEAGGSLVRRVALASFIGTAVEWYDFFLFGTASALVFGRLFFPNVDPALGTLASFGTLAVGFVARPVGGVLFGHYGDRIGRKAMLVMTLLIMGVATLGVGLLPTYQQVGIWAPVLLLLLRVLQSIGVGGEWGGGILMAVEHAGGRRRGFYGGWQALGSPVGLGLGTAVFMAFSLLPDRQFFEWGWRVPFLLSVVLVGIGLYIRLRVAESPVFAGMERRGIISARPVADLWRYHRRSLLFAMGARLAEGLTFNLYAIWSLDYISGDLGIDRNVALGAIVAASAVAVGVIPAFASLSDRVGRRPVYMLGAAFSALFSFPFFLLVDSGEQLLITLAIVLGLAFGTYVMGSVEGCFFSEMFDPRVRYSGASIAFQLSGVVASGPAPLVAAGLLAWSGGSPWPVALLVAVVSTVSLVSAWLAGETYRRDISGSIIAGQEVRDDEQAA from the coding sequence TTGGGTGTTTTTCGGGAAGATTCCGCAGGGGTGGAGGCTGGTGGCTCTCTGGTGAGGAGGGTTGCGCTGGCGAGCTTCATAGGCACTGCGGTGGAGTGGTATGACTTTTTCCTTTTCGGGACGGCTTCTGCGCTGGTCTTCGGGAGGCTTTTCTTTCCGAACGTGGATCCGGCGCTCGGCACGCTGGCGTCCTTCGGCACGCTTGCCGTAGGGTTCGTTGCCCGGCCCGTGGGTGGAGTTCTGTTCGGGCACTATGGTGACAGGATCGGGCGCAAGGCCATGCTGGTGATGACGCTGCTCATAATGGGTGTGGCCACGCTGGGTGTTGGATTGTTGCCGACTTACCAACAGGTTGGGATATGGGCGCCGGTTCTCCTGCTCTTGCTGCGTGTGCTGCAGAGCATAGGCGTCGGTGGTGAATGGGGTGGGGGGATCCTGATGGCCGTCGAGCACGCTGGCGGGAGGCGGCGCGGTTTTTATGGGGGATGGCAGGCGCTCGGGTCTCCCGTGGGGCTCGGTTTGGGGACGGCGGTGTTCATGGCTTTCTCCCTGCTGCCGGACAGGCAGTTTTTCGAGTGGGGGTGGCGGGTGCCGTTCCTGCTGAGCGTGGTACTGGTGGGCATAGGCCTTTATATAAGGCTAAGGGTCGCCGAGTCTCCTGTCTTCGCCGGGATGGAGAGGAGGGGTATCATCTCTGCCCGGCCGGTCGCCGATCTCTGGCGTTATCATCGCAGAAGCTTGCTGTTCGCGATGGGGGCCCGGTTGGCGGAAGGTCTTACGTTCAACCTCTATGCCATCTGGTCGCTGGACTACATCAGCGGGGATCTCGGGATCGACAGGAACGTGGCACTCGGTGCCATAGTCGCTGCGTCTGCGGTGGCGGTGGGTGTCATACCCGCTTTCGCCAGCCTCTCCGATAGGGTGGGGCGCCGTCCAGTGTACATGCTCGGGGCGGCCTTCAGCGCCCTGTTCTCGTTTCCATTCTTCCTGCTGGTCGATTCTGGAGAGCAGCTGCTCATAACCCTGGCGATAGTTCTGGGGCTCGCCTTCGGCACCTACGTGATGGGTTCTGTTGAGGGGTGTTTCTTCTCCGAGATGTTTGATCCCAGGGTACGCTACAGTGGGGCTTCGATCGCCTTTCAGCTCTCGGGGGTTGTCGCCAGCGGGCCCGCCCCACTCGTGGCGGCGGGATTACTCGCCTGGTCCGGAGGCAGTCCCTGGCCTGTAGCTCTCCTGGTCGCCGTCGTTTCGACCGTCAGCCTCGTTTCGGCCTGGCTGGCCGGGGAGACCTATCGCAGGGACATCTCCGGGAGCATCATCGCCGGGCAGGAGGTGCGGGATGACGAGCAGGCGGCTTGA
- a CDS encoding DUF4267 domain-containing protein gives MSSGSREGWGPGGVYHLLSALGGAGLAGIGVAGMLRPGYMARWFGLTSDRPPEDGGFVRVAAARDLGLGLSTLTMLKLGMRRPLGILWVTGAVIPALDATLVLLEGGKPWQVAQHAASSMILLALGSAMIRQQDS, from the coding sequence ATGTCGTCCGGAAGCAGGGAAGGCTGGGGACCAGGGGGCGTCTACCATCTGCTCTCGGCCCTCGGCGGTGCGGGGCTCGCCGGGATCGGGGTGGCGGGTATGCTGCGGCCCGGCTACATGGCGCGCTGGTTCGGACTCACTTCCGACCGCCCTCCTGAGGATGGGGGGTTCGTGCGGGTGGCCGCGGCGAGGGACCTGGGGCTGGGGCTCTCCACGCTCACGATGCTGAAGCTCGGGATGCGCCGGCCACTGGGCATACTCTGGGTTACCGGGGCGGTGATACCGGCACTCGACGCCACACTGGTTCTGCTGGAGGGTGGAAAACCCTGGCAGGTCGCCCAGCACGCGGCTTCCAGCATGATCCTGCTGGCGCTCGGGTCGGCCATGATCCGACAACAAGACTCCTGA
- a CDS encoding APC family permease → MSDDRTESRSGERASFRKDLGRWSLMAASMGGVIGSGWLFAGMYAARASGPAAILSWLIGGASILVIALIYAELSAARPEAGGTIRYPAYTNGTLAASLVSWSTWLLYTANPPTEASAAVQYLSYFWPGLYVDGALSGAGVAVAIGLMVLFVVVNYFGVRWFARLNNGITAIKVFVPLLTVLALIFTSFHPANFTGEESGGFAPYGISGALGAITTAGILFAYTGFEQAIALGEEGSSPVRDVPRAVLTVMGASIVIYVGLQVAFLGGVTPRMLSRGWDHVSLNSPFADLAVAANLTWLSWLLFVDSVISPSGSSLSFTASSARLVYAMGENGFFPGIFRRLHPRFGVPHYALLLNFLVGLAFLLPLPSWQSLVSVMGVLVGFAYATGAVSITVFRHQGIVGGIRIPAMRMLAPAGFIISTLISYWAGWQRLHIAIPMLLAGAVVYAISCIHYPKPREDLRGGVWLVMLILSMLIVSYLGSFGGRGLLNAPWDSVVMGAISLLVYLLGTRSGFWYTSRPFWQKEILPQLQRDHRR, encoded by the coding sequence ATAAGCGACGATCGGACGGAGTCGAGAAGCGGAGAGCGGGCCTCTTTTCGTAAGGATCTCGGACGCTGGTCCCTGATGGCTGCTTCGATGGGAGGTGTGATCGGCAGCGGCTGGCTCTTCGCCGGCATGTACGCCGCGCGCGCCAGCGGACCCGCCGCGATCCTTTCCTGGCTCATAGGCGGGGCCTCGATTCTGGTGATAGCCCTGATCTACGCGGAGCTCTCCGCAGCCAGGCCGGAGGCCGGTGGGACAATACGCTATCCAGCCTACACCAACGGCACTCTGGCGGCGTCTCTGGTCTCGTGGAGCACCTGGCTCCTCTACACCGCCAACCCCCCGACTGAGGCCTCGGCCGCCGTGCAGTACCTGAGCTACTTCTGGCCCGGTCTCTACGTGGATGGTGCGCTCTCCGGGGCGGGTGTGGCCGTGGCCATTGGGCTCATGGTGCTCTTCGTCGTCGTCAACTACTTCGGCGTGCGCTGGTTTGCCCGGCTTAACAACGGCATCACGGCGATAAAGGTCTTCGTTCCGCTCCTGACCGTGTTGGCCCTGATCTTCACATCCTTCCACCCCGCGAACTTTACTGGAGAGGAATCGGGAGGGTTCGCACCGTACGGGATAAGCGGGGCGCTGGGTGCTATCACCACCGCGGGGATACTCTTCGCCTACACCGGTTTCGAACAGGCGATAGCGCTCGGCGAGGAGGGAAGCTCGCCGGTGCGGGACGTCCCGAGGGCCGTGCTGACGGTCATGGGGGCGTCAATCGTGATCTACGTGGGATTGCAGGTCGCGTTCCTGGGTGGCGTCACCCCGCGCATGCTCTCGAGGGGCTGGGATCACGTCTCACTCAACTCGCCGTTCGCGGACCTCGCCGTGGCGGCGAATCTTACCTGGCTCTCCTGGCTGCTCTTCGTCGATTCCGTGATCTCTCCCTCGGGCTCCAGCCTCTCCTTTACTGCCTCCAGCGCCCGGCTGGTCTATGCCATGGGAGAGAATGGGTTCTTCCCGGGGATCTTCCGCAGGCTGCATCCCCGATTCGGCGTCCCGCACTACGCTCTGCTACTCAACTTCCTGGTGGGGCTCGCATTCTTGCTGCCTCTGCCCAGCTGGCAGTCTCTTGTCTCGGTCATGGGCGTCCTGGTGGGCTTCGCTTACGCGACCGGTGCAGTCTCCATCACCGTGTTCCGCCACCAGGGTATCGTCGGCGGAATACGCATACCGGCGATGCGCATGCTCGCACCCGCGGGTTTCATCATCTCTACCCTCATCAGCTACTGGGCCGGATGGCAGCGGTTGCACATCGCAATACCAATGCTGCTGGCCGGCGCTGTAGTCTACGCGATATCCTGCATTCACTACCCGAAACCCAGAGAAGATCTCCGGGGCGGTGTATGGCTGGTCATGCTGATCCTGTCCATGCTGATCGTAAGCTACCTGGGCTCCTTCGGCGGCCGGGGGCTCCTCAATGCTCCCTGGGATAGCGTCGTTATGGGCGCGATCTCCTTGCTCGTCTACCTCCTGGGTACCCGCAGCGGATTCTGGTATACCAGCCGGCCCTTCTGGCAGAAGGAGATCCTCCCACAACTCCAGAGAGACCACCGCAGATAG
- a CDS encoding glycoside hydrolase family 26 protein: MAGILSMTSFGFLADGDAEAGGLSPRIKLGAFTAGLPWGFENIDSYAALTGHAPAIIHWFQDWKMDFDPSYLDQASSRGAMPLITWEPWDWDGSEKNQPRYSLRRILSGAHDAYIMSWARGAAAWGRRFYLRFAPEMNGDWRPWSPGVNGNTARQYVEVWRKLHSMFRRAGATNVRWVWCPIVHYAGSTPFEKVFPGDSYVDWIGLDGYNWGSLHPWSGWQSAGEIFSCSYRMAARLSSKPIMIPEVASTELGGNKARWIERALLEEIPSRFPRVKAIVWFDADKETDWRVNSSSASLEAWRRAASSPLYRR; this comes from the coding sequence ATGGCTGGCATTCTATCGATGACCTCTTTCGGGTTTCTGGCCGACGGGGATGCCGAGGCCGGGGGCCTCAGCCCCCGCATAAAGCTCGGCGCCTTCACAGCGGGTCTGCCATGGGGCTTCGAAAACATCGATTCATACGCCGCTCTCACCGGGCACGCCCCCGCCATAATCCACTGGTTCCAGGATTGGAAGATGGACTTCGACCCTTCCTACCTGGATCAGGCATCTTCGAGGGGCGCGATGCCGCTCATCACCTGGGAACCGTGGGATTGGGACGGGAGCGAGAAGAACCAGCCTCGCTATTCTCTGAGGCGCATACTTTCCGGTGCACACGACGCTTACATCATGAGCTGGGCGCGGGGAGCTGCGGCCTGGGGCAGGAGGTTCTACCTGCGCTTCGCGCCAGAGATGAATGGCGACTGGCGTCCCTGGAGTCCGGGGGTCAACGGTAACACCGCGCGCCAGTATGTGGAGGTCTGGAGAAAGCTCCACTCCATGTTCCGCCGCGCCGGTGCGACGAACGTACGCTGGGTGTGGTGTCCGATAGTACACTACGCGGGCTCCACGCCGTTCGAGAAGGTCTTCCCCGGCGACTCCTACGTCGACTGGATCGGGCTCGACGGCTACAACTGGGGCAGCCTGCACCCCTGGTCGGGATGGCAGAGCGCGGGTGAGATCTTCTCGTGCTCCTACCGGATGGCAGCCAGACTGAGCAGTAAACCCATCATGATCCCTGAGGTAGCCTCGACCGAGCTTGGCGGGAACAAGGCACGCTGGATTGAGAGGGCGCTTCTCGAGGAGATCCCATCGCGTTTCCCGAGGGTGAAGGCCATCGTGTGGTTCGACGCGGACAAGGAGACTGACTGGCGCGTGAACTCGTCCTCCGCCTCCCTGGAGGCCTGGCGTCGGGCCGCATCCAGCCCTCTTTACCGCCGTTAG
- a CDS encoding SDR family NAD(P)-dependent oxidoreductase, whose product MTRYDLQDRAAIVTGAGAGIGEACARALAASGARVLVADLDGERARRVAGDISDGGGVAIAHVVDVSRPEDVEAMVARAEAEFGPLRIAVNNAGIGGTSQPTGEYDLEAWRRVMSVNLDGVFYCMRAEIGPMARAGGGSIINMSSVLGSVGIANSPAYVAAKHGVVGLTRSAALEHAAQGVRVNAVGPGFISTPLLEQNLSAEARAQVAALHALNRLGSPEEVAGLVAFLASDDASFITGSYHLVDGGYATR is encoded by the coding sequence ATGACCAGATACGACCTGCAGGACCGCGCGGCGATAGTGACCGGGGCGGGAGCCGGTATAGGGGAAGCCTGTGCGCGGGCCCTCGCCGCTAGTGGCGCCCGAGTGCTCGTGGCCGACCTCGACGGAGAGCGCGCACGGCGGGTCGCAGGCGACATCTCCGATGGAGGTGGCGTTGCGATCGCCCACGTGGTCGACGTGAGCCGCCCGGAGGATGTGGAGGCGATGGTCGCGCGAGCGGAGGCCGAGTTCGGCCCGCTGCGCATAGCTGTGAACAACGCCGGCATCGGTGGAACCTCTCAGCCGACCGGCGAGTATGATCTCGAGGCCTGGCGCCGGGTGATGTCCGTCAACCTCGACGGCGTCTTCTATTGCATGCGGGCAGAGATCGGGCCGATGGCCAGAGCCGGGGGCGGTTCGATCATCAACATGTCCTCCGTGTTGGGTAGCGTGGGCATAGCCAACTCTCCTGCCTACGTGGCGGCCAAGCATGGTGTGGTGGGGCTCACCAGGTCTGCTGCCCTCGAGCACGCCGCTCAGGGCGTACGCGTCAACGCGGTCGGCCCGGGCTTCATCTCCACCCCCCTGCTGGAGCAGAACCTTTCCGCCGAAGCCCGGGCGCAGGTGGCCGCGCTGCACGCCCTCAACCGGCTCGGCTCACCCGAGGAGGTGGCCGGTCTGGTGGCGTTCCTCGCCTCCGACGACGCCTCGTTTATCACAGGCAGTTACCATCTGGTGGATGGGGGGTATGCCACGCGCTGA
- a CDS encoding response regulator transcription factor, which translates to MGSSGEKSGATIRVLVADDHDIVRFGLRKMLEAEPGIEVVGEASSGVEALELCRSLKPDIVVMDIRLPGVDGITATRLIKREFPNTAVLILTAYESTEYLVESVRAGAAGYLLKEKAVQRLPGAVRRVMNGESPLDQELAMRVLKGISEKRGAHSPDGDEVVRTGFLLEKLTDREREILTLVAMGLSNQEIAERLYLSVGTVKSHVHRIISKLGVSDRTQAAVLAVQLGMVST; encoded by the coding sequence ATGGGCAGCTCTGGCGAGAAGAGTGGGGCCACGATAAGGGTCCTGGTGGCGGACGACCACGACATCGTCAGGTTCGGGCTCAGGAAGATGCTTGAGGCCGAGCCGGGGATCGAGGTAGTGGGGGAGGCGTCGAGCGGCGTGGAGGCGCTCGAACTCTGCCGCTCCCTGAAGCCGGATATTGTGGTGATGGACATCAGGCTCCCCGGCGTGGACGGGATCACCGCGACCCGCCTCATCAAGCGCGAGTTTCCCAACACCGCCGTCCTGATACTGACGGCTTATGAGAGTACCGAGTATCTTGTCGAGTCCGTACGCGCCGGGGCTGCCGGCTATCTCCTCAAGGAGAAGGCGGTCCAGCGCCTTCCCGGGGCCGTGAGGCGGGTTATGAACGGGGAGTCTCCGCTCGACCAGGAGCTCGCCATGCGGGTTCTGAAGGGCATCTCGGAGAAGAGAGGGGCGCACTCACCGGACGGGGATGAGGTTGTCCGTACCGGCTTTCTGCTGGAGAAACTAACCGACAGGGAACGGGAGATACTCACGCTGGTAGCGATGGGCCTGAGCAACCAGGAGATCGCCGAGAGGTTGTACCTGAGCGTCGGCACCGTCAAATCCCACGTGCACCGCATAATCTCCAAGCTCGGCGTCTCCGACAGAACCCAGGCCGCCGTGCTCGCCGTCCAGCTCGGTATGGTCTCTACGTAG